From Triticum urartu cultivar G1812 chromosome 2, Tu2.1, whole genome shotgun sequence, a single genomic window includes:
- the LOC125533793 gene encoding COBRA-like protein 7 — MRPMAMEQFVLFIFMCCLSSRFVDAYDPVDPNGNITINWDFPSIEPNVYAVKVSIHNYQLYRHIERPGWRLSWVWAGHEFISTVIGAETTEQGNCTGRHGANGAPPHCCEKQPVMMDLLPGAPYNRQSANCCRGGVLSSVTQNNRTATSQFEMYIANFALDEHGDPKMPTTFSIGVPGYTCSNATNVPATRSKVDEQRHVQVLRTWQIICSYSQFRDAPSPSCCVSLTTFYNSTIVGCPRDSCGGANSPSAHQCLSGGEQSKVLAALPDADGAPPVPVIRCTEHMCPIRVHWHVKQSYRGYWRVKVAVTNYDVVSNYTDWNLVVQHPNLRSLTQLFSFNYQPLIQYGTINDTGMFWGIKNYNEMLLGDGNVQTEMILEKDPSDFTFSGGWAFPRRVYFNGHECVMPPPDQYPSLPNAAWDVRVSAVQRWLVAGSCLLSLSMLFLV, encoded by the exons ATGAGACCCATGGCGATGGAGCAGTTCGTCCTGTTCATCTTCATGTGTTGTCTGTCCTCCCGCTTCGTTG ATGCGTATGATCCGGTGGATCCAAACGGGAACATCACCATCAACTGGGATTTTCCGTCCATCGAGCCCAATGTGTACGCG GTCAAGGTGAGCATCCACAATTACCAGCTGTACCGCCACATCGAGCGCCCGGGGTGGCGGCTGAGCTGGGTGTGGGCCGGCCACGAGTTCATCTCGACCGTGATCGGCGCGGAGACGACGGAGCAGGGCAACTGCACCGGCCGCCACGGCGCCAACGGCGCCCCTCCGCATTGCTGCGAGAAGCAACCGGTCATGATGGACCTGCTGCCGGGCGCGCCGTACAACAGGCAGTCCGCCAATTGCTGCCGCGGCGGCGTGCTGTCGTCCGTCACGCAGAACAACAGGACGGCCACCTCGCAGTTCGAGATGTATATCGCCAATTTCGCCCTCGACGAGCACGGCGACCCCAAGATGCCGACCACCTTCAGCATCGGCGTGCCGGGCTACACCTGCAGCAACGCCACCAACGTGCCGGCGACGAGGTCCAAGGTCGACGAGCAGCGGCACGTACAAGTTCTGC GGACATGGCAGATCATCTGCTCGTACTCGCAGTTCAGGGACGCACCGTCGCCGTCCTGCTGCGTCTCCCTCACGACCTTCTACAACAGCACGATCGTAGGGTGCCCGCGGGACAGCTGTGGCGGTGCAAACTCTCCCTCGGCGCATCAGTGCCTCAG CGGCGGCGAGCAGTCCAAGGTCCTGGCGGCGCTGCCTGACGCCGACGGCGCTCCGCCCGTGCCAGTCATCCGGTGCACGGAGCACATGTGCCCGATCCGGGTGCACTGGCACGTGAAGCAGAGCTACCGGGGGTACTGGAGGGTGAAGGTGGCGGTGACGAACTACGACGTCGTCAGCAACTACACCGACTGGAACCTGGTGGTGCAGCACCCCAACCTCCGGAGCCTGACGCAACTTTTCAGCTTCAACTACCAGCCCCTCATCCAGTACGGCACGATCA ATGACACGGGGATGTTCTGGGGAATCAAGAACTACAACGAGATGCTGCTGGGTGACGGGAACGTGCAGACCGAGATGATACTGGAGAAAGACCCGAGCGACTTCACCTTCTCGGGGGGCTGGGCGTTCCCGAGGAGGGTCTACTTCAATGGACACGAGTGCGTCATGCCGCCGCCGGATCAGTACCCTTCGCTGCCCAATGCGGCCTGGGACGTGCGTGTCTCGGCGGTGCAGCGGTGGCTGGTCGCCGGCTCTTGTCTGCTCTCGTTGTCTATGTTGTTTCTCGTGTAA